In one Inquilinus sp. Marseille-Q2685 genomic region, the following are encoded:
- a CDS encoding SRPBCC domain-containing protein codes for MTNAAAETRSVVVEREILYPPEKIWRALTQPHLIEEWLMKNDFSPVVGHRFNLRGDWGGVLDCKVLAIEPNRTLSYSWDFAHDDPAYDLKSVVIWTLTPTSTGTHLRMEQSGFRPDQKQAYGGAKAGWQQFLAKLEQVLARQE; via the coding sequence ATGACCAATGCCGCGGCCGAAACCCGCTCCGTCGTCGTCGAACGGGAGATCCTTTATCCGCCGGAGAAGATCTGGCGCGCCCTGACGCAGCCGCACCTGATCGAGGAGTGGTTGATGAAGAACGACTTCAGCCCCGTGGTGGGCCACCGCTTCAATCTTCGCGGCGACTGGGGCGGCGTGCTGGACTGCAAGGTCCTCGCGATCGAGCCGAACCGGACGCTGTCCTACAGCTGGGACTTCGCGCATGACGATCCGGCTTACGATCTGAAGAGCGTGGTGATCTGGACCCTCACCCCGACGAGCACGGGGACGCATCTGCGTATGGAGCAGTCGGGCTTCCGGCCGGACCAGAAGCAGGCCTATGGCGGTGCCAAGGCCGGGTGGCAGCAGTTCCTCGCCAAGCTGGAGCAGGTCCTGGCACGCCAGGAGTAA
- a CDS encoding helix-turn-helix transcriptional regulator, with protein sequence MSTAHDLLFRTLADPTRRALFERLCREGELTVGTLTAGAGISQPAVSKHLGVLKQAGLVRDRHEGRQTHYSAQRGALAPLVDWTSRMAGFWESRFDDLEDLLKRMDQ encoded by the coding sequence ATGTCGACCGCCCACGACCTGCTCTTCAGGACGCTCGCCGACCCGACCCGGCGGGCTCTTTTCGAGCGGCTGTGCCGTGAAGGAGAGCTGACCGTCGGGACCCTGACGGCTGGCGCCGGGATCTCGCAGCCGGCGGTCTCGAAGCATCTCGGCGTCCTGAAGCAGGCCGGGCTGGTGCGGGACCGTCATGAGGGCCGCCAGACGCATTACAGCGCGCAGCGCGGCGCCCTGGCCCCCCTGGTCGACTGGACCAGCCGGATGGCCGGGTTCTGGGAAAGCCGGTTCGACGATCTCGAGGATCTGCTCAAGAGGATGGATCAATGA
- a CDS encoding YnbE family lipoprotein has product MTDRSRAACAGLSLAALLGACSPVIRVEAPDKPIEINLNVRVEQDVKVQVDRELQKVVGKNPAAP; this is encoded by the coding sequence TGACCGACCGATCCCGCGCCGCTTGCGCCGGCCTTTCTCTCGCCGCGCTGCTCGGCGCCTGCTCGCCGGTGATCCGGGTCGAGGCGCCGGACAAGCCGATCGAGATCAACCTCAACGTCCGGGTCGAGCAGGACGTCAAGGTCCAGGTCGACCGCGAGCTGCAGAAGGTTGTCGGCAAGAACCCGGCGGCGCCCTAG